In the genome of Amaranthus tricolor cultivar Red isolate AtriRed21 chromosome 15, ASM2621246v1, whole genome shotgun sequence, one region contains:
- the LOC130801420 gene encoding probable phosphopantothenoylcysteine decarboxylase — protein sequence MEQGEAVTSHIEPVQTNATPRRPRILLAASGSVAAIKFGNLCNCFSEWAEVKAVATKSALHFIDNTTIPEDVVLYTDEDEWSSWSKIGDNVLHIELRRWADIMIIAPLSANTLGKIAGGLCDNLLTCIVRAWDYNKPLFIAPAMNTFMWNNPFTEKHLLSIDELGITLIPPVTKKLACGDFGNGAMAEPSLIYKTIRLFLESQPLPAGSNA from the exons ATGGAACAAGGAGAGGCAGTCACTTCTCACATAGAACCTGTACAAACTAATGCCACGCCTAGGAGACCCAGGATTCTTCTTGCTGCTAGTGGAAGTGTTGCTGCCATCAAGTTTGGAAATCTCTGTAATTGCTTTTCTGAATGGGCTGAGGTAAAAGCAGTGGCCACTAAATCTGCCTTGCATTTTATTGACAACACGACAATTCCAGAGGATGTTGTTCTGTACACAGATGAGGATGAATGGTCTAGTTGGAGTAAAATAGGTGACAATGTTCTGCACATTGAGCTACGGAGGTGGGCTGATATTATGATAATTGCTCCTCTTTCAGCAAATACTCTCGGCAAG ATTGCTGGAGGATTATGTGACAATCTTCTCACATGCATCGTCCGGGCATGGGACTACAACAAGCCCTTATTTATAGCCCCAGCTATGAACACCTTCATGTGGAATAACCCATTCACAGAGAAGCATCTTTTGTCAATCGATGAGCTCGGTATTACTTTGATTCCTCCGGTCACCAAGAAGCTGGCTTGCGGTGATTTTGGAAATGGCGCTATGGCTGAACCATCCCTCATTTACAAAACCATACGGTTGTTTTTGGAGTCACAACCGCTGCCTGCTGGCTCAAATGCGTAG